The Candidatus Manganitrophaceae bacterium genome segment CGACTCTATTTTTAAGAGTGAACAAAATACCCCTTCCGAAATGTTGGCCTCCTTAAAAGAAGGTTTGTCCAACGATCCGGTACTTGCCACATCTTGTCAAAAAATTTGAAATATATGAGGGGGAATATCCTAGGAAAGCCTCTTCAGCATCCTGGATTTCATAATTGGTCTGACAACCGAATCGTATAGGAGTGTCAAATGAAAAAGTTGATGTTGGCTATTGTTGGTATTTTAATGTTTTCTCCGACTGTGTTTGCCGCTGGATATGGTGAGGCCGGTTGTGGGCTTGGCTCGTTAATTTTCGGGAGCACACCTGGTTTTGTTCAGATTTTTGCCGCCACGACAAATGCCTCTACTTATTCGCAAGGGTTCGGAATTACATCAGGTACTTCGAACTGTGACGCAAAGGGGTTTGACGTATCACAGGTAGAGCAGGAGAAGTTTGTGGCGCACAATTTCTCTGGTCTGGCCAAAGAAATGGCGACGGGAGAGGGAGAACAACTCGCTACCCTTGCGGGAATGCTCGGTTGTCCTTCCGTCAAGCAGACTCAATTTAACGCCACTGCACAACGAAATTATGGGGCAATTTACGCCAGCGACACGACCAGCCCGACTGAAATGTTAACGGCTGTAAAAGCGGTGGTCGCACGGGATCAGGAACTGTCCACTGCATGTAGCAGCCACTAAGCCGCTATTATCTTCAAAGGGGGATACGATCGCTTTGTTTGGTATGTCCAAGAGAGATCGTATCCCTTTTTTTGTCCATTTCCGATCAGAAGATATCCCTTTACACGTTGCATGATTCGGAGATAGCGCAAGCGCATGTCAAAACAGATAATCGTGATTCAGCTGATGATTCTCGTCTGGCTCTTCGCCTCCAATATCTTCGGCGCGAGTCCTGATCAAAATGCGTATCTCAATACTCTGATTAAAGAAGCCCTCCAAAAAAATCTCCCTCAAGACCGATACTGGCATCTTTTACTCCACTATAAAAAGACCACTTTCGGAAAGATTGAAAGTCAAGAAGATGCTCCGGCCTTTTTCAATTCGCCGTACGGCAAATCCGATCCCCAGGCGGAGCTTATTGCGACTTTGGAATCGTTCTTTAAAACGTCGGAAACAATCGGGTCAAATCAGTCACACCCTCAGTGTGATTTCGCCGCCCGTTACAAATGGCTGAAGTCCCAACTCTCATTTGATCCCGCGAAACTTCCGGAACAGCGATGCGAACAATTGGAGACGTGGCTCAAAGACCTCAATCCGGAAAGAATCACCCTGGTCTTCTCCACCTATTTTATGAACAACCCGGCATCCATGTTTGGCCATACGCTCCTCCGAATCGATCGGAAACGGATCGGTGCGGACCAGAAACTCCTCAATTACGGCGTGAATTATGCCGCAAACGCAGACACGACGAACGCTTTAATGTATATGCTGAAAGGGGTCTTCGGCGGATTCAAGGGGACCTTCTCCGTCTTTCCCTACTACTACAAGGTTCAGCAGTACAGCAATTTGGAGAGTCGAGACCTCTGGGAATATGAATTGAATTTCACGGAAGATCAGATAAACTCACTTTTGCTCCATCTCTGGGAGTTGGGCGGGAATTATTTCAATTATTATTATTTTCAAGAGAACTGCTCCTATCACCTTCTTTCATTATTAGAGGTAGCAAACCCCGATCTTCATTTAACGGATCAGTTCCTTTTCCAGGTCATTCCAGGAGATACGGTCAAGGCATTGATCCCCTACGATACATTGATTGCAAAGAGGGTATACCGGCCTTCTCTCTTGAGTCAAATGAATAACAAGCGTCTCCAAATGACCGAACAAGAGAAAGAGGTGTTTTATCGACTGGCGAAAGATCCGTCTCAGATTGATAAGGAAGACTACCGGAATCTCAGCGTGTCATCGAAGGCCTTGGTCTTGGACGCCTATTTAGATTATGCACAATACCAGAATATGAAAAAGACAAGGACGGCTGAATCGATCGACAAAGAGACAAGAAAGATCTTATTGGAACGAAGTAAACTGGATTATCGCCGGACCGATCCCCCCGAGCTCGTTCCGTTTTCTACTCCGCCCGAGCTCGGACATGGAAGCGCTCAGGTTCGATTTGGAGAGGGTGCGAATAAAAAAGAGACGTTCGAGGAGATCTCAATCAGACCCGCTTATCATGACCTTCTGGCCAAAGATGTCGGTTTTGGTAAAGATTCTCAAATCTTGTTCTTGGAGACAACGGTTCGATATTACAATGAATCAGACAAAACCAAGCTCGAGCGCTTTAAGCTGCTGGATATTGTTTCATTAACCCCTTATGATCCATTGTTCAAAAAGATCTCATGGCGACTGAGTCTCGGAGTGGATACCCCCAAAGACCTTCATTGCGGTTACTGTAATACATACGAAGGGAAGTATGGGCTCGGAATCACTTATCGTCCCAATCCTTTCTCGTCGATTCTTCTCTATTCATTCATTGATGTCGAATTGGAACTATCGAGACATCTCGATCAAGATTACCGGTTTGGTGGTGGTCCGACGGTCGGGACATTAATTGACATCACCGAAGCTTGGAGGGCTCAGATCAGCGGAAGCTATCTAAATTTCCCGCTGGGAGACCGATCGGATTATTATGCTGTTTCGGTCAACCAAAGATATGCGCTGAACCAGAATTTAGAGCTCAGGGCTGAATTCAATCTGACAAGCGGCTGGAGGGAGGGGGTGGTGATGGTGAGTTATTATTTCTAGTTCATGATATTTGCAACGAGAAGTTCTCTTCATTTAGTGAGAGCCAAATGTTAAGCCGGTCCCTTTTGTTACTGATCGTATTCTTCTGTCTCAATTCAAATTCTATCGATGCGAAAGAGTCGTATTGGGAGGAGCATCATATCACATTATCGGACCTCACGGAGGAGCAACAGCAGACGCTGGAGTTAACTATTAATCAATTAAAAACATTAGAGTCGTCCGAGTTGAAGATTGATAAAAAGGTCTATCGGCGGCTGAGTCGTTTCAAGGAATTATTTGGGATCTCCTTTCACGGCAGAGAAATCGCAGAGTGGTTATTGACCCGAATGCGAAAAGTTTCGTATGGCAATAGCTGGACCGTCGCCGTGAACCAGAGAGGGGGAGATTTCATGGTTGGTGATATCTTCTTTACGAAGCTCGGCACATTGGAGCGGCTCTATCTTCTAATCCATGAGGCGCGGCATTCCGATGGAAAGGGATATCCGCATGTCAAATGTCCGAAGGGGTTTAGGACGATTTCAGCGACGCAGCCGGATCTCGATTTGGAAGAAGAGCCTGCCTGCGACGACGGTCCGGAGGGGGCCTATAGTTTCCAAGCGGCATTTTTATTCGAACTTTTTGCCTATGGAATTTTTGACCAGAAGGAAGTAGGACTTCTCTATAACAGCTCTATTTCAAGAGTTCTCCGATAAGTAATCTCTCCTCAGCTATCCTCTTTTCAGCACCGAATAAGCCGGTGGGTGGACGCCGTTTCCGTTTACATTCCCATTGCCGTTTCCGTTTCCGTTGACGCTCTTCCGGTTGGTGCACTGAACCACCTTCCAGTAGTTCAGCGGTTTGACACTTCTTTTTTTGTCCACTGCCAGAGGCTTCCCATTCAACAGGGTGGTGAGGTCCAGATCGGCCTGAAAACCGAGTTTTTTCGTCAGGGGGGAAATCACCTTTTCGCAGGTGGAGATGAACGGATTTCCGTTCTTAAAGTGGTTGAGGAGAACGATCTTTCCGCCCGCTTTGCAGACGCGGATCATCTCGGAGATGACCTGGTGCGGATCGGGGACCGCCGTGATTACATAGGCGGCGAAGACGGCGTCGAACGAATTGTCCGGAAAGGACATCTTCATCGCGTCCATTTTCAGCAGTTGAATGTGGTTCAGCTGGTATTGGCGCACGCGCTGGCGCCCTTTCTCCAGCATCGGCTCGCAGAAGTCGATCCCGGTGACCCTGCAGTTCCTCGGATAAAAAGGAAGGGAGAGTCCGGTCCCGACGCCGACTTCCAGAATGGCATCGCTTCCCCGGATATTTAAAAGCTGAATGGCGTCCGCACGCGATTGGTGAAACCATTTTCCAAAGACAAGATCATAGAAGCCGGAAAAGACAGTATAAGCCCGCTCGATACTTTTCGCATCCATTTGAGAATTCTCCTAAGTGACATGTGGCACGACGAGTGATACCAGGATGGAGATTCGGGACGTCGGATGGATTCTAAGAAAAAAGTTCATAATAATCAAGCTAATTGTAACTGATTCATTCCCCTGAAAGAAAGACGGTTGCGATGGGGTCTGATCCCGACGCTTGAACAACCCGGTAGAACTCCCCATATTTTCATTTCGAATCATCCGTCTTAAGAGAAGAACGGGTTGTGCTGCCGCTCCTCTTCCACCGTGGTCGCCGGTCCATGGCCGGGAAAGAGGCGGGTCTCCTTCGGGAGCGAGAGAATCGCCTTCTGAACCGATTGAAGCAAGAGTGGATAGGTTCGGGGAGATTCTGCGCGGCCGAGCGATCCGGCAAAGAGGGCGTCGCCGACAAACGCAATCGGTCCGTTTAGTCCTTCCCCCCCTTCGATGAAAAAGGTGGTTCCTCCCGGGGTATGCCCCGGGCTGCTTCGATGGCCGATCTGGAATCGGCCGACCGGGATCTCCCTCTTCTCCTCCAGAAAGAGAACGCCTTTCGGCGGGCGTTTCCCCGCAGGAAATTCATCCGGATGAAGATAGATCGGCGCCCCCGTCGCTTCGTGGATGACATCGGCGCCGCCGATATGGTCGGCATGGGTATGCGTAATACAGAGGGCGACCAGGCGCACCCCTTCCCGCTCCAAAAGGGCAAGGAGCTGATCCGGGCTGTAGCCGGTGTCGAAAAGAGCGGCCTCACGCCGGACCGGATCGACAAAAAGATAACCGTTTACAGGATAATTACCGATCCGTCCGTCGATCCATCGGATCATCGGGATCGGCGGCTGCGGCTGCGGCTCCCACTCGGACCGGGCGAGGACGCCGAGCTTTCGGGAATCGAGCGACAACGCGGAAGAGAGCTGCGCGACCTCCTCTTCCGTCGGCGAAGCCCCTCCTTCCAACGCAGTCAAGCGCTCCTCGGAAAGTGCCGCTTGCCGGGCCACGACTGCAAGAGACCTCTCCTTCCCAAAACGGGCTTTGCCGATAATGTCGGCGAAGGTATCTTCCAGCATCACTTCTCCTCGCCTTGAACATACAGGAGGTGGTCCGGTGGTGTCAATGATCCAAGCGAGCGGCGGTGAATTTCTTTTTCCGATTGAAATTTTCATTCATTTCGCATAGACTCTGGCGGTAACCCCTACTTCTCCTCAAACGCAGATTGAGGCGCCATGCAGATTGTCAACAAGACATTGTCGATCGTCCTGGCCGGCGGGGTTGGCTCGCGTCTTCACCCACTTACCGCCGACCGGGCAAAACCGGCGGTTCCGTTCGGCGGAATCTACCGGATTATCGATTTTACCCTCTCAAATTGTCTTCACGCCGGCCTGCGCCGGATCTTGATCCTCACCCAGTACAAATCGCACTCGCTCCATAAGCATCTGCGGGACGGCTGGTCGATCTTTATTCCGGAGATCGGCGAGTTCATCACCGCCGTCCCGGCTCAGATGCGGATGGGAGAGGGATGGTATGCCGGAACGGCCGACGCGATCAATCAAAATCGCTTTTTATTGGAGCGAAGCGGCGCCGAATATGTCCTAGTACTCGCCGGCGATCATATTTATCGAATGGATTACGCCTGGATGCTCGAAGAGCATGTGCGCCGTAAATTAGATGTGACCGTCGCCTGCATGCCGGTGCCGATCTCCGAAGCGCACGCGTTCGGAGTGATGGAGGTCGATGACGACCTGCGCATCCGGCATTTTGTCGAAAAATCGGCGGCCCCCCCCACCATGCCGGGCGATTCCCAGCGGGCGCTCGCTTCCATGGGCGTTTACGTTTTTAGTCTCCCCGTTCTTCTCAAGGTCTTGGCCCAAGATAACGGAGATGTCTCCTCGGGCCATGACTTCGGAAAAAACATCCTGCCGCGGATCATCAATACGCTCACCGTCGGCGCCTACGGCTTCGGTGGCAAGGAGGGGCGGGTGACCCGCGACGGCTACTGGCGCGATGTCGGAACGCTCGATGCCTACTACCAGGCCAACATGGATCTGCTCGATCCGGTCCCCCCGATCGACCTTTATCAGCAAGACTGGGGGATTCGAACCTATCATGGTCAGTACCCCGCCGCCCGGATGGCCCCCGGTTCGTCCGGGGAGGTCGGCTCGGTTGTCAACACCATGCTCGGCGGCGGGGATGTCATCATCGGCGCCAAGGTGATCCACTCCATCCTCTCGCCGAACGTCTGGGTGGAATCACGGACGATCATTGAGGATGCAATCCTCTTTGAAGGGGTCCATGTCGGAGAAGGGGCGCGGCTGAGGCGCTGTATCATCGACAAAGGGGTCCGGATTCCATCGGGAGAAACGATCGGCTGCGACCAGGATCGTGACCGCAGCCGAGGCTTCACCCTCTCGGAAGGGGGGATCGTCGTGGTTCCAAAGGAATATCAATTCTAGAACGGTGAAAAAGAGGGAGCCGGGGAGAAATCACAGGTTCGATCCCGTGCCTCCCCGGCCGCTTTCATTATTTCGATCGGACGATCTGAA includes the following:
- a CDS encoding DUF3015 family protein; this encodes MKKLMLAIVGILMFSPTVFAAGYGEAGCGLGSLIFGSTPGFVQIFAATTNASTYSQGFGITSGTSNCDAKGFDVSQVEQEKFVAHNFSGLAKEMATGEGEQLATLAGMLGCPSVKQTQFNATAQRNYGAIYASDTTSPTEMLTAVKAVVARDQELSTACSSH
- a CDS encoding DUF4105 domain-containing protein, which encodes MILVWLFASNIFGASPDQNAYLNTLIKEALQKNLPQDRYWHLLLHYKKTTFGKIESQEDAPAFFNSPYGKSDPQAELIATLESFFKTSETIGSNQSHPQCDFAARYKWLKSQLSFDPAKLPEQRCEQLETWLKDLNPERITLVFSTYFMNNPASMFGHTLLRIDRKRIGADQKLLNYGVNYAANADTTNALMYMLKGVFGGFKGTFSVFPYYYKVQQYSNLESRDLWEYELNFTEDQINSLLLHLWELGGNYFNYYYFQENCSYHLLSLLEVANPDLHLTDQFLFQVIPGDTVKALIPYDTLIAKRVYRPSLLSQMNNKRLQMTEQEKEVFYRLAKDPSQIDKEDYRNLSVSSKALVLDAYLDYAQYQNMKKTRTAESIDKETRKILLERSKLDYRRTDPPELVPFSTPPELGHGSAQVRFGEGANKKETFEEISIRPAYHDLLAKDVGFGKDSQILFLETTVRYYNESDKTKLERFKLLDIVSLTPYDPLFKKISWRLSLGVDTPKDLHCGYCNTYEGKYGLGITYRPNPFSSILLYSFIDVELELSRHLDQDYRFGGGPTVGTLIDITEAWRAQISGSYLNFPLGDRSDYYAVSVNQRYALNQNLELRAEFNLTSGWREGVVMVSYYF
- a CDS encoding methyltransferase domain-containing protein; translation: MDAKSIERAYTVFSGFYDLVFGKWFHQSRADAIQLLNIRGSDAILEVGVGTGLSLPFYPRNCRVTGIDFCEPMLEKGRQRVRQYQLNHIQLLKMDAMKMSFPDNSFDAVFAAYVITAVPDPHQVISEMIRVCKAGGKIVLLNHFKNGNPFISTCEKVISPLTKKLGFQADLDLTTLLNGKPLAVDKKRSVKPLNYWKVVQCTNRKSVNGNGNGNGNVNGNGVHPPAYSVLKRG
- a CDS encoding MBL fold metallo-hydrolase gives rise to the protein MLEDTFADIIGKARFGKERSLAVVARQAALSEERLTALEGGASPTEEEVAQLSSALSLDSRKLGVLARSEWEPQPQPPIPMIRWIDGRIGNYPVNGYLFVDPVRREAALFDTGYSPDQLLALLEREGVRLVALCITHTHADHIGGADVIHEATGAPIYLHPDEFPAGKRPPKGVLFLEEKREIPVGRFQIGHRSSPGHTPGGTTFFIEGGEGLNGPIAFVGDALFAGSLGRAESPRTYPLLLQSVQKAILSLPKETRLFPGHGPATTVEEERQHNPFFS
- the glgC gene encoding glucose-1-phosphate adenylyltransferase gives rise to the protein MQIVNKTLSIVLAGGVGSRLHPLTADRAKPAVPFGGIYRIIDFTLSNCLHAGLRRILILTQYKSHSLHKHLRDGWSIFIPEIGEFITAVPAQMRMGEGWYAGTADAINQNRFLLERSGAEYVLVLAGDHIYRMDYAWMLEEHVRRKLDVTVACMPVPISEAHAFGVMEVDDDLRIRHFVEKSAAPPTMPGDSQRALASMGVYVFSLPVLLKVLAQDNGDVSSGHDFGKNILPRIINTLTVGAYGFGGKEGRVTRDGYWRDVGTLDAYYQANMDLLDPVPPIDLYQQDWGIRTYHGQYPAARMAPGSSGEVGSVVNTMLGGGDVIIGAKVIHSILSPNVWVESRTIIEDAILFEGVHVGEGARLRRCIIDKGVRIPSGETIGCDQDRDRSRGFTLSEGGIVVVPKEYQF